One window from the genome of Chloroflexota bacterium encodes:
- a CDS encoding 1-acyl-sn-glycerol-3-phosphate acyltransferase: MWTRRALNWLLRLAFRLLTRLDVRGLENVPLEGRQILMFNHVNFLDAPLAAAFWPREVEVLTKVENLRSWLLGPLMRLYGAFPVNRGEVDRRALTRATWVLESERVLLISPEGTRSRGRGLGKAKDGMALLAVRTKSPIVPVAIWGQEQVIPSLLRLRRAELHMMVGRPFRFDYEATGKIDREAIRQMTAEAMYILAAMLPERYRGFYSNLAEATSRYIRYDTEPDVLRQHTAA, translated from the coding sequence ATGTGGACTAGACGTGCGTTGAACTGGCTGCTTCGGCTTGCGTTTCGCCTGTTGACGCGGCTGGACGTGCGTGGGCTGGAAAATGTCCCCCTGGAGGGCCGCCAGATTCTGATGTTCAACCACGTCAATTTTCTGGACGCCCCGCTGGCGGCTGCCTTCTGGCCGCGCGAAGTTGAGGTTCTCACGAAGGTGGAGAACCTGCGCTCGTGGCTGCTGGGGCCACTCATGCGCCTGTATGGCGCGTTTCCGGTCAATCGCGGCGAGGTGGACCGCCGCGCGTTGACGCGGGCGACCTGGGTTCTGGAGAGCGAGCGCGTGTTGCTCATCTCACCCGAGGGCACCCGCAGCAGGGGGCGGGGGTTGGGGAAGGCAAAGGACGGCATGGCGCTGCTGGCAGTTCGGACGAAATCTCCCATCGTGCCTGTGGCGATCTGGGGACAGGAGCAAGTGATCCCCAGCCTGCTGCGCCTGCGGCGGGCAGAACTCCACATGATGGTGGGCAGGCCGTTCCGTTTTGACTACGAGGCGACGGGCAAGATTGACCGCGAGGCGATTCGGCAGATGACGGCCGAAGCCATGTACATTCTGGCGGCCATGCTGCCGGAGAGATACCGCGGGTTCTACAGCAACCTTGCCGAGGCCACCTCGCGCTATATCCGCTATGATACCGAACCGGACGTATTGAGGCAGCATACGGCAGCATGA